The DNA sequence TCTCATAAGGATCATAACCGTGTGTTTTTAATAGATTATTAATCGCAGGTAACGTTTCTTCTAAATACGTTTTAAATCCAGATTCACTACAAAAAGTATGCATTCTAAGTCCACGTCTAAGGGCTTTTTCACTATAGGCAGGTCCAATTCCCTTAGCTGTCGTACCTATTTTTTCTTTTTTCAATGATTCATACAAATGATCAAATGATTTATGAAAGTCTAGTAGGACATGGGCACGATCAGAAATCACTAAATGATCTGTCGGGTATGATGCATCATTAATCATCTGCATTTCTTTTTGTAAACTTTCAGGATTAATCACCATTCCACTCGCCATTATAGGCGTCGTATTTTTGTGGAAAATTCCAGAAGGGATTAAGTGAAGGGCAAACTTTTTG is a window from the Methanocalculus natronophilus genome containing:
- a CDS encoding adenylosuccinate synthetase; the encoded protein is QWGDEGKGKITDALALKADVVVRFQGGDNAGHTIKFDGKKFALHLIPSGIFHKNTTPIMASGMVINPESLQKEMQMINDASYPTDHLVISDRAHVLLDFHKSFDHLYESLKKEKIGTTAKGIGPAYSEKALRRGLRMHTFCSESGFKTYLEETLPAINNLLKTHGYDPYEIDDLMKKYAPIQKMIAPHLKDTSKLINDYIDQGKHVMFEGAQGTMLCLDHGTYPFVTSTSPSAAYVPLGAGIAPNKLQNVLG